The following are from one region of the Brienomyrus brachyistius isolate T26 chromosome 4, BBRACH_0.4, whole genome shotgun sequence genome:
- the LOC125740089 gene encoding uncharacterized protein LOC125740089 isoform X2, giving the protein MGESYSKEKEDIMISGMFSIAETYGVIPDITIDGSLLMYSGLNSTSVLEQHSSQMVSDLVSKVPNYMTNLGSSLSAFELVPNAVGLGALIISFLLDLTVSSLIKVPEDSPLNMMQRVFAEEKASGVRDSMDEYLKRLHKYVWEPEQALEETRRLEKQLSEQLTRLRNSMLKDGQMSSRAMKIWVNGAAFHAQMLIHEARLMMAGYGSKEEKNLDVRVASVHNMVNHYQKDLEDLLKEYKSYKRTNMHLQIEVSKCGFRYAFSCQHHMCYIYDEELGKSTRKNPRTLFHDYYEKSICHGSLDAYINYMFSNWGQIKKLSEYFTVLNTNIRELITQNRNFTMKNV; this is encoded by the coding sequence ATGGGTGAGAGTTACAGTAAGGAAAAGGAAGACATCATGATCTCAGGGATGTTCAGTATAGCTGAAACATATGGTGTGATTCCTGATATTACCATCGACGGCTCCTTACTCATGTACTCAGGACTGAATTCAACATCTGTACTAGAACAGCACAGTTCTCAGATGGTCAGTGACCTGGTGAGCAAAGTTCCGAACTATATGACCAACCTGGGCTCCTCTTTATCTGCTTTCGAACTTGTACCAAACGCAGTTGGATTGGGCGCGTTGATCATCTCCTTCCTATTAGACCTCACGGTCAGTTCTTTGATCAAGGTTCCCGAGGACAGCCCCCTGAACATGATGCAGCGGGTCTTCGCTGAGGAAAAGGCCTCGGGGGTCAGAGACTCCATGGACGAGTACCTGAAACGCCTCCACAAATATGTGTGGGAACCAGAACAGGCGCTAGAAGAGACCAGACGTCTGGAGAAGCAGCTGAGCGAGCAGTTGACCCGTCTGAGGAACTCTATGCTGAAGGACGGCCAAATGAGCTCCCGCGCCATGAAGATCTGGGTCAACGGCGCAGCGTTCCATGCTCAGATGCTAATCCACGAGGCGCGGCTCATGATGGCGGGATATGGATCGAAGGAAGAAAAGAACCTTGATGTTCGAGTAGCTTCTGTCCACAACATGGTGAACCACTATCAAAAGGACTTGGAGGACTTGTTAAAGGAGTACAAGAGCTATAAGCGCACTAACATGCACTTGCAGATAGAAGTGTCAAAGTGTGGGTTTCGTTATGCGTTTTCTTGCCAGCACCACATGTGCTATATTTATGACGAAGAGCTTGGAAAGAGTACAAGAAAAAATCCTAGAACACTCTTCCATGATTATTATGAGAAAAGCATTTGTCACGGATCATTGGACGCCTACATCAACTACATGTTCAGCAACTGGGGCCAGATAAAAAAGCTGAGCGAGTATTTTACTGTCCTTAATACTAACATAAGGGAACTGATAACACAAAACAGGAATTTTACCATGAAAAATGTGTAG